A genomic stretch from Flavobacterium humidisoli includes:
- a CDS encoding peptidase M61: MKKILYTLALAVTFWSCKTGSTGAAKSNIVEVNINLSDVKDDKVLVTVTPPAIKTDEITYSIPKTVPGTYSTDNYGKYSEDFKAFDAKGNALTVKRLGDNSWSISNAKTLKRITYLVNDTFDTEKGTGFGNDDVFSPAGTNIDAGKNFMVNTHGFVGYFQDKLDVPYKVTITHPETLWGATSMTDQDASNTSDVFTTSRYAILVENPIMYSKPDYTTFNVNGMDILIAVYSPTGKYTAESITPEMKTMMTAQKNFLGKVNSTKKYTVLVYLSSMAKDDAHGFGALEHPTATTVVLPESMPKEKLVETLKDVVSHEFFHIVTPLTIHSKEIQYFDYNAPKMSEHLWMYEGVTEYFANLFQINQGLIDEAEFYTRIADKIAQSKQLDDTMSFTVMSKNVLDQPYKDQYLNVYQKGALIGMCIDIIIREKSNGERGILDLMHKLSDEYGVEKPFNDDELFAKITSLTYPEVGDFLNKYVAGTTPIPYDFYLAKVGVTKASEKKSGNPFIKGQTPYITIDKATKEIAVRPESESIEFFKNLNLKGGDKILAVNNKSYNLDNIYDLITESENWKENDPITLKVKRGTKEETIKGTVKLPFEESETFKATDASKEKLKNAWLKG; the protein is encoded by the coding sequence ATGAAAAAAATACTTTACACCTTAGCTCTAGCGGTAACTTTTTGGAGCTGTAAAACAGGTAGCACTGGTGCCGCAAAAAGCAATATAGTTGAAGTTAATATCAATCTAAGTGATGTTAAAGACGATAAGGTCTTGGTAACCGTTACGCCACCAGCCATTAAGACTGATGAAATTACTTATAGTATTCCGAAAACCGTTCCAGGTACTTATTCTACAGATAATTACGGAAAATATTCAGAAGATTTTAAAGCTTTTGATGCTAAAGGAAACGCTCTTACTGTAAAAAGATTAGGTGATAATTCTTGGTCTATCTCAAACGCAAAGACATTAAAGAGAATTACTTATCTGGTAAATGATACTTTCGATACAGAAAAAGGAACTGGATTTGGAAATGACGATGTTTTTTCTCCAGCAGGAACAAACATCGATGCAGGAAAAAATTTCATGGTTAATACTCATGGTTTTGTAGGGTATTTTCAAGATAAGTTAGACGTTCCGTACAAAGTTACTATTACGCATCCTGAAACACTTTGGGGAGCTACTTCTATGACAGATCAAGATGCAAGCAATACTTCTGATGTGTTTACTACTTCTCGTTATGCTATTTTGGTAGAAAACCCAATTATGTATTCTAAACCGGATTACACTACTTTTAATGTAAACGGAATGGACATCTTAATTGCTGTGTACTCTCCTACTGGAAAATATACTGCAGAGAGCATTACTCCAGAGATGAAAACGATGATGACAGCGCAGAAAAACTTTTTAGGAAAAGTAAATTCTACTAAAAAATACACTGTTTTGGTCTATCTTTCAAGCATGGCTAAAGACGATGCTCATGGTTTTGGAGCTTTAGAACACCCTACTGCTACAACTGTAGTTTTACCAGAATCAATGCCAAAAGAAAAATTGGTAGAAACACTAAAAGATGTGGTTTCTCACGAATTCTTTCATATTGTAACTCCATTAACTATTCACTCAAAAGAAATTCAGTATTTTGATTACAATGCACCAAAGATGTCTGAACATTTATGGATGTATGAAGGTGTAACAGAATATTTTGCTAATCTATTCCAAATTAACCAAGGTTTAATTGACGAAGCCGAATTCTACACTCGTATTGCAGACAAGATTGCACAATCTAAACAGTTAGATGATACGATGTCGTTTACAGTAATGAGTAAAAATGTATTAGATCAGCCTTATAAAGATCAATATTTAAATGTATACCAAAAAGGTGCTCTAATTGGTATGTGTATTGACATTATCATTAGAGAGAAAAGTAATGGCGAAAGAGGAATTCTTGATTTAATGCATAAATTATCTGATGAATATGGCGTTGAAAAACCTTTTAATGACGATGAATTATTCGCAAAAATCACTTCTTTAACTTATCCTGAAGTGGGTGACTTTTTAAATAAATATGTTGCTGGAACTACTCCAATTCCTTACGATTTTTATCTAGCAAAAGTTGGTGTTACAAAAGCAAGCGAGAAAAAATCTGGAAATCCGTTCATTAAAGGACAAACTCCTTACATTACTATTGATAAAGCAACAAAAGAAATCGCGGTTCGTCCTGAATCAGAATCAATCGAATTCTTTAAAAACTTAAACTTAAAAGGTGGTGATAAAATTTTAGCTGTAAACAATAAATCATACAATCTAGATAATATTTACGATTTAATTACAGAAAGTGAAAACTGGAAAGAAAATGATCCTATTACACTTAAAGTAAAACGTGGAACTAAAGAAGAAACCATTAAAGGAACTGTAAAATTACCATTTGAAGAATCTGAAACTTTTAAAGCAACTGATGCTTCAAAAGAGAAACTTAAAAATGCATGGTTAAAAGGATAA
- a CDS encoding DUF2805 domain-containing protein encodes MKKSSRKELTPEQTERLVSLALEERNPFEIIKKEFGLAEKEVLDIMKKKMPLEKFEMWKKKAIANKPKPKPVKIDDFDEDLDGKYYIKNKLD; translated from the coding sequence ATGAAAAAGAGTAGCCGCAAAGAATTAACTCCGGAACAAACCGAAAGACTTGTTTCGTTAGCTTTAGAAGAAAGAAATCCATTTGAAATTATAAAGAAAGAATTTGGATTGGCAGAAAAAGAAGTCCTGGACATCATGAAAAAGAAAATGCCTCTTGAAAAATTTGAGATGTGGAAAAAGAAGGCAATTGCAAATAAACCAAAACCAAAACCCGTTAAAATAGATGATTTTGATGAAGATTTGGACGGAAAATATTATATCAAGAATAAATTAGACTAA
- a CDS encoding sterol desaturase family protein, with the protein MNDIINYFSTIPSSHRSLILVGGITIFWLIENSFPLFKMQYKKWPHAGINFFFTFTTIVVNFILAFILIRTAAWTIENNFGILQWLPKMPIWLYTIIGLLLLDLIGAYLAHLVEHKVKILWQFHLVHHTDTWIDTTTANRHHPGESVVRFIFTTLGVLIIGTPMWMVFLYQSLSVVASQFNHANISLPEKLDLFLSYFIVSPNMHKVHHHYVLPYTDSNYGNIFSIWDRLFKTFNYLPKDQLVYGVDTHMKSEENNELKNLLKIPFQKSRSFKNS; encoded by the coding sequence ATGAATGACATTATTAATTATTTTTCTACAATTCCCTCTTCGCATAGAAGTTTGATTTTGGTTGGTGGTATTACTATTTTCTGGCTTATTGAGAACAGTTTTCCTTTGTTTAAAATGCAATATAAAAAATGGCCTCACGCAGGTATAAATTTCTTTTTTACCTTCACTACAATTGTTGTCAATTTTATTCTTGCGTTTATTTTAATACGAACTGCTGCTTGGACAATCGAAAATAATTTTGGAATTCTGCAATGGCTTCCAAAAATGCCAATCTGGCTATATACTATAATTGGTTTACTGCTTTTGGATTTAATTGGCGCTTATCTAGCCCATTTGGTAGAACACAAAGTAAAAATTCTTTGGCAGTTTCATTTGGTGCACCATACCGACACTTGGATCGATACCACAACTGCCAATAGACATCATCCTGGAGAAAGTGTAGTACGTTTTATTTTTACCACTTTAGGCGTTTTAATTATCGGGACACCAATGTGGATGGTTTTTCTTTATCAATCATTATCGGTTGTTGCTTCACAATTTAACCACGCCAATATTTCGCTTCCAGAAAAATTGGATTTATTCTTAAGTTATTTTATTGTTTCTCCGAATATGCATAAAGTGCATCATCATTATGTGCTGCCTTATACAGATAGCAATTATGGGAATATTTTTTCTATTTGGGACAGGCTTTTTAAGACCTTTAACTACTTACCCAAAGATCAACTTGTATATGGAGTAGATACTCATATGAAGTCTGAAGAAAACAATGAATTGAAGAATCTGCTAAAAATTCCATTTCAAAAATCAAGATCCTTCAAAAACAGTTAA